CGGCTTGGTGGGTGTCTCCCAAACCGGGCCTGTGGAGCAGTAGTCGATGCCGGGGTCGGCGGCGGCTCCCCGGACCTGCTCAAAAGTGCGGCAGGAGCGGCCGATCACGACGTCGTCGCCCAGGATCTGCCGGGCCTGCTCAGTGGTGAGGTCCTCCTGGCCGATGTGGAAGACATCCACTCCGCTGATGAGGGCGACGTCGGCCCGGTCGTTGGCGGCGGAGAGCGTCCCCCAGGAGTCGGCGACCTCCTTCAGCAGGGTGAGCGCGGTGAGCTCAGTCTGCACCGAGACCTGCTTGTCGCGGACCTGGATGATGTCGGCGCCACCGCTGAACGCCTCCACGTAGAAGCTCCGCAGCGCCTCAAGGTCCAGCTCCTCCACGGGTCCGGCCTCGGGGCGGGTGACGAATCGCTGCAGGTCGGTGCACACGTAGAGCCGGGCCGAGAG
The sequence above is drawn from the Nesterenkonia populi genome and encodes:
- the thiE gene encoding thiamine phosphate synthase codes for the protein MTEENVTATTVPEPTQLGQLRRERLLSARLYVCTDLQRFVTRPEAGPVEELDLEALRSFYVEAFSGGADIIQVRDKQVSVQTELTALTLLKEVADSWGTLSAANDRADVALISGVDVFHIGQEDLTTEQARQILGDDVVIGRSCRTFEQVRGAAADPGIDYCSTGPVWETPTKPGRAAVGTDLPARAAQLETGKPFFAIGGIDAGNLSEVTEAGADRVVVVRAVTQAEDPAAAARALREKLPA